Proteins encoded by one window of bacterium:
- a CDS encoding GtrA family protein yields the protein MIKISSPKLKRIIKFQVVALGGTLVNMTTLFILRGRENFPLIAAGAIAIELAIIHNFTWHYFKTWKERVTHTTKDYFKRLFKYNIVTASIDFTVNLSFLWFLTKVVGLHYMVSNLFGMMAGPVLKYFANDILVFQQKKKKKHITEQNEKVQKI from the coding sequence ATGATTAAAATTTCTTCTCCCAAGTTAAAGAGGATTATTAAATTTCAGGTTGTTGCATTGGGCGGCACTTTGGTAAATATGACAACTCTTTTTATTCTCAGAGGAAGGGAAAATTTTCCTTTGATCGCTGCAGGTGCCATTGCAATTGAGCTTGCAATTATTCACAATTTCACATGGCACTATTTTAAAACATGGAAAGAACGGGTTACTCACACAACGAAAGACTATTTTAAACGTCTTTTTAAATATAATATAGTAACTGCATCAATAGATTTTACAGTCAATTTGTCTTTTCTCTGGTTTCTCACAAAAGTTGTAGGCCTGCATTATATGGTCTCTAATCTATTTGGTATGATGGCAGGCCCTGTTCTCAAATATTTTGCCAATGATATATTAGTATTTCAGCAGAAAAAGAAAAAAAAACACATCACCGAACAAAACGAAAAAGTGCAAAAAATATAG